In Bradyrhizobium guangxiense, the following are encoded in one genomic region:
- a CDS encoding HAD family hydrolase encodes MEQGRPKPDLIIFDCDGVLVDSELLSCRCLSEVLAEFGIALSQEQALELFLGRSTKAIEQHYRDLGQIVPDGFLPRLKSQVLTTFAASLQPIPGIAGVISDLSVPFCVASSSDMDRVALSLDVTGLRAHFGERIYTAQMVRHGKPAPDLFLLAAEKMGAKPARTLVIEDSVSGVKAAKAAGMTVWGFVGGGHYRSREGEAILSGAGADRVFARMSDFWEA; translated from the coding sequence ATGGAGCAGGGCCGGCCAAAACCCGATCTGATCATCTTCGACTGCGACGGCGTGCTCGTCGACAGCGAGCTGTTGAGCTGCCGCTGCCTGTCGGAGGTGCTGGCCGAGTTCGGCATCGCACTCAGCCAGGAGCAGGCGCTCGAGCTCTTTCTCGGACGCAGCACCAAGGCGATCGAGCAGCACTATCGCGACCTCGGGCAGATCGTGCCGGACGGCTTTCTGCCGCGCTTGAAGTCGCAGGTGCTCACGACCTTCGCGGCTTCGCTGCAGCCGATCCCCGGCATTGCCGGCGTGATCTCCGACTTGTCTGTGCCGTTTTGCGTGGCCTCGTCCAGCGACATGGACCGTGTCGCACTTTCACTCGATGTTACCGGCCTGCGCGCGCATTTCGGCGAGCGGATCTACACCGCGCAGATGGTCAGGCATGGCAAGCCGGCGCCCGACCTCTTTCTCCTCGCGGCGGAGAAGATGGGAGCGAAGCCTGCGCGCACGCTGGTGATCGAAGACAGCGTCAGCGGCGTCAAGGCCGCCAAGGCGGCCGGCATGACCGTCTGGGGATTTGTCGGCGGCGGCCATTACCGCAGCCGCGAGGGAGAGGCTATATTGTCCGGCGCGGGGGCCGACCGAGTCTTCGCGCGCATGAGCGATTTCTGGGAGGCGTAG
- a CDS encoding sugar-binding transcriptional regulator — protein sequence MAAENDRSRLDDAARAGWLYFIAGHTQDEIAKMLQVSRASAQRLVSLCLAERLITFRLEHPIAACMELAARLKQRFDLVHCEVVPADPAAPQATAGIAERCANLLDSTLRSETPVIVALGTGRAVRAAVERVTPIDRPNHQIVSLVGNISADGSASFYDTVGRLADRTGARHYPMPLPFLMSSEDERNKMVRIEPIAKVKAVAAKADLRLVGIGQMDQKAQVHIDGFVTRDELFEMMRLGAIGEITGWAYDSKGRLLKAGTNKRLTSIPPEVPAKATTIGAAVGAAKVTAIAAALNGGLINGLITDETTARAILER from the coding sequence ATGGCCGCCGAGAACGACAGATCGCGACTTGACGATGCCGCGCGTGCCGGCTGGCTCTATTTCATCGCCGGCCATACCCAGGACGAGATTGCCAAGATGCTGCAGGTCTCGCGCGCCTCGGCGCAGCGGCTGGTGTCGTTGTGTCTCGCCGAGCGCCTCATCACGTTCCGGCTCGAGCACCCGATTGCTGCCTGCATGGAGCTTGCGGCGCGCCTGAAGCAGCGTTTCGACCTTGTCCATTGCGAGGTCGTGCCGGCCGATCCCGCCGCGCCGCAGGCCACTGCGGGCATCGCCGAACGCTGCGCCAATTTGCTCGATTCGACGCTGCGTTCGGAGACGCCCGTGATCGTTGCGCTCGGCACCGGCCGGGCAGTGCGCGCCGCGGTCGAGCGCGTCACGCCGATCGACCGGCCCAATCACCAGATCGTCTCGCTGGTCGGCAACATCTCCGCCGACGGCTCGGCGAGCTTCTACGACACCGTCGGCCGGCTCGCCGACCGCACCGGCGCGCGGCATTATCCGATGCCGCTGCCGTTCCTGATGTCGTCCGAGGACGAGCGCAACAAGATGGTCCGCATCGAGCCGATCGCCAAGGTGAAGGCGGTGGCGGCCAAGGCGGATTTGCGTCTCGTCGGCATCGGCCAGATGGACCAGAAAGCGCAGGTTCACATCGACGGCTTCGTCACCCGCGACGAATTGTTCGAGATGATGCGGCTGGGCGCCATCGGCGAGATCACGGGCTGGGCCTACGATTCAAAGGGGCGCCTGCTCAAGGCCGGCACCAACAAGCGCCTCACCAGCATTCCGCCGGAAGTGCCGGCAAAGGCTACGACGATCGGCGCCGCGGTGGGGGCGGCGAAGGTGACGGCGATCGCCGCGGCGCTGAACGGCGGGCTGATCAATGGCCTGATCACGGACGAGACGACGGCAAGGGCGATTCTAGAGCGGTAG
- a CDS encoding ABC transporter substrate-binding protein, translating to MKHVLGAVCGASALLLAVSAMAETTLTIATVNNGDMIRMQGLTGEFTKKNPDITVKWVTLEENVLRQRVTTDIATKGGQFDVLTIGTYEVPIWAKKGWLVPLANLGADYDVADLLPKIKDAVTADGKLYAAPFYGESSMVMYRTDLFEKAGLKMSEKPTWDFVIDAAKKLTDKNAGTYGICLRGKAGWGENMAFLSAMANSYGARWFDEKWQPQFNTPEWKTTLTTYVNLMKEAGPPGASSNGFNENLALFNAGKCAMWIDATVAASFVTNPKDSKVADKVGFALAPNTGLGKNANWLWAWNLAIPAGSKKTEAAEKFIAWATSKDYTKLVASKEGWANVPPGTRTSLYKNEDYLKVAPFAKLTLASIDAADPNKPTVKPVPYVGVQYAAIPEFQGIGTQVGQQFSAALAGSMTVDAALTAAQSATEREMKRAGYIK from the coding sequence GTGAAACACGTCCTGGGCGCCGTCTGCGGCGCATCTGCACTTTTGCTGGCCGTCTCCGCGATGGCCGAGACGACCCTGACAATCGCCACCGTCAACAATGGCGACATGATCCGCATGCAGGGGCTGACCGGCGAATTCACCAAGAAGAACCCCGATATCACCGTGAAATGGGTGACGCTGGAGGAGAACGTGCTGCGCCAGCGCGTCACCACCGACATCGCCACCAAGGGCGGCCAGTTCGACGTGCTCACCATCGGCACCTATGAGGTGCCGATCTGGGCCAAGAAGGGATGGCTGGTGCCGCTCGCCAATTTAGGGGCCGATTACGACGTCGCCGACCTCTTGCCGAAGATCAAGGATGCGGTCACCGCCGACGGCAAGCTCTATGCCGCGCCGTTCTACGGCGAGAGCTCCATGGTGATGTATCGCACCGATCTGTTCGAGAAGGCCGGGCTGAAGATGTCGGAAAAGCCGACCTGGGATTTCGTGATCGATGCGGCCAAGAAGCTCACCGACAAGAACGCCGGAACCTACGGCATTTGCCTCCGCGGCAAGGCCGGCTGGGGCGAGAACATGGCGTTCCTCTCGGCCATGGCTAATTCCTACGGTGCGCGCTGGTTCGACGAGAAGTGGCAGCCGCAATTCAACACGCCGGAATGGAAGACGACGCTGACGACCTATGTCAATCTGATGAAGGAAGCCGGTCCTCCCGGCGCGAGCTCCAACGGCTTCAACGAGAATTTGGCACTGTTCAACGCCGGCAAGTGCGCGATGTGGATCGACGCCACGGTGGCGGCGTCCTTCGTCACCAACCCCAAGGATTCCAAGGTCGCCGACAAGGTCGGCTTTGCGCTGGCGCCCAATACCGGGCTCGGCAAGAACGCCAACTGGCTGTGGGCCTGGAACCTCGCGATCCCGGCCGGCTCCAAGAAGACCGAAGCGGCCGAGAAGTTCATCGCCTGGGCGACCAGCAAGGACTACACCAAGCTCGTGGCGTCGAAGGAGGGCTGGGCCAACGTGCCGCCGGGCACGCGCACCTCGCTCTACAAGAATGAGGATTACCTGAAGGTCGCCCCGTTCGCGAAGCTGACGCTGGCCTCGATCGACGCCGCCGATCCGAACAAGCCGACGGTGAAGCCGGTGCCCTATGTCGGCGTGCAATACGCCGCAATCCCCGAATTCCAGGGCATCGGCACGCAGGTCGGCCAGCAATTCTCGGCCGCGCTCGCGGGATCGATGACGGTCGATGCCGCGCTCACCGCGGCGCAATCGGCGACCGAGCGCGAGATGAAGCGCGCCGGCTACATCAAATGA
- a CDS encoding carbohydrate ABC transporter permease, whose product MATRQTQFLARSLLTPAVGLLFIWMIVPLALTIYFSTLHYSLLDPGSESFIGLENFRYFLTDPAFLASLQNTLVLVGSVLALTILLGIPLALLMDQPVIGRNFVRLMVIAPFFVMPTVSALVWKNLLMHPVSGLFAWLASLFGLTPIDWFNDVPLFAVILIVTWQWLPFATLILLTALQSLDEEQKEAAEMDGASAVSTFIYITLPHLARPITVVLLIETIFLLTVFAEIFVTTGGGPGLQTTNIAFLIYSQALIQFDVGSASAGGLVAVVIANVVAFFLVRIVGRNLEA is encoded by the coding sequence ATGGCAACCCGGCAGACGCAGTTCCTTGCGCGCTCGCTCCTGACGCCGGCCGTCGGGCTGCTGTTCATCTGGATGATCGTCCCGCTGGCGCTGACGATCTACTTCTCGACGCTGCATTACAGCCTGCTCGATCCCGGCTCCGAGTCGTTCATCGGGCTGGAAAACTTCCGCTACTTCCTCACCGATCCGGCCTTCCTCGCCTCGCTCCAGAACACGCTGGTGCTGGTCGGCTCGGTGCTGGCGCTGACGATCCTGCTCGGGATTCCCCTTGCGCTGTTGATGGACCAGCCGGTGATCGGACGCAATTTCGTGCGGCTGATGGTGATCGCGCCGTTCTTCGTGATGCCGACGGTCAGTGCGCTGGTCTGGAAGAATTTGTTGATGCATCCGGTGTCCGGCCTGTTCGCCTGGCTGGCCTCTCTGTTCGGCCTGACGCCGATCGACTGGTTCAACGATGTGCCGCTGTTTGCGGTCATCCTGATCGTGACGTGGCAATGGTTGCCGTTCGCGACGCTGATCCTGCTCACAGCGCTGCAGTCGCTCGACGAGGAGCAGAAAGAGGCCGCCGAAATGGATGGTGCCAGTGCGGTCTCGACCTTCATCTACATCACGCTGCCGCATCTGGCGCGTCCCATCACGGTGGTGCTCCTGATCGAGACCATCTTCCTGCTGACGGTGTTTGCCGAGATCTTCGTCACCACCGGGGGAGGGCCGGGCCTGCAAACCACCAACATCGCCTTCCTGATCTATTCGCAGGCGCTGATCCAGTTCGACGTCGGCAGTGCCTCCGCGGGCGGCCTCGTCGCCGTGGTGATCGCCAACGTCGTCGCCTTCTTCCTCGTCCGCATCGTCGGCCGCAATCTGGAGGCCTAG